One Chryseobacterium sp. StRB126 genomic region harbors:
- a CDS encoding phosphatase PAP2 family protein, giving the protein MKKIALASGILLHLFCIKAQDTIQSRNLQRDIALMNTNLPIKESTPFFKKEWVKKSVAPAILFTAAAATWGEKENIREVRNRYLPNFKVKYDDYLQYAPAVAVYGLKLGGVKGRNNIGRATLSYGASLAIMAILVNSIKYTAKVERPDGSKNNSFPSGHAAMAFTNASFLHKEYGMVNPAYSIAGYGSATLTGLGRNLNNRHWVPDILAGAAIGIIATELGYFFIDKIYKNKGDNLSILSRVQGNDYPSFLSLKMGTALGTTNFLRESELDDKKQTGFEGGLEGAYFFSKKWGVGADITFSSFPIKSQRITFDDGQDFGDHEVKTQSMGFLSAGIGPYFSHEFSDKWQLTLKLTGGYAATASGKVSVKGNDIDTPNHELQIARYKPKPAFRWNTGASMTYKFNPGLGLTFYTDYNQINSTIRYHFSDEIKESAELDQELNNLIAKEKINYISLGLRLTAYF; this is encoded by the coding sequence ATGAAAAAAATAGCATTAGCATCAGGAATACTATTGCACTTATTTTGTATTAAGGCACAGGATACGATTCAGTCTCGAAATCTTCAGCGGGATATTGCTTTAATGAATACCAATTTACCGATAAAGGAATCTACTCCATTTTTCAAAAAGGAATGGGTAAAAAAATCTGTAGCTCCCGCCATACTTTTTACTGCAGCAGCAGCTACATGGGGAGAAAAAGAAAATATCCGTGAGGTAAGAAACCGATACCTCCCTAATTTCAAAGTTAAATATGATGATTATCTTCAATACGCTCCTGCCGTAGCTGTTTACGGTCTAAAACTCGGAGGTGTAAAGGGAAGAAACAACATTGGAAGAGCCACTTTATCTTATGGAGCTAGCTTAGCCATAATGGCTATTTTAGTCAATTCGATTAAATATACTGCAAAAGTTGAGCGCCCGGATGGATCTAAAAACAATTCTTTTCCATCAGGACATGCTGCTATGGCTTTTACCAATGCCAGCTTTCTTCACAAAGAATATGGAATGGTAAACCCAGCCTATAGTATTGCAGGATATGGTTCTGCAACCCTCACAGGACTTGGACGAAATTTAAATAACAGACACTGGGTTCCGGATATTCTTGCCGGTGCTGCTATTGGGATCATAGCCACAGAACTCGGGTACTTTTTTATTGATAAAATTTATAAGAATAAGGGAGATAATTTAAGTATTTTATCCAGAGTACAGGGAAATGATTACCCATCTTTCCTTTCTCTAAAAATGGGTACAGCATTAGGTACCACCAACTTCCTGAGAGAATCGGAACTGGATGACAAAAAGCAAACAGGTTTTGAAGGCGGATTAGAAGGAGCTTATTTCTTTTCAAAAAAATGGGGAGTGGGTGCAGACATCACCTTCAGCAGTTTCCCTATTAAATCCCAAAGAATAACCTTTGATGACGGACAGGATTTTGGTGACCATGAGGTTAAAACCCAATCCATGGGTTTCCTTTCAGCAGGAATAGGACCTTATTTTTCTCATGAATTTTCAGACAAATGGCAACTTACTTTAAAGCTAACCGGCGGATACGCTGCTACTGCCAGTGGAAAAGTATCTGTAAAAGGAAATGATATAGACACTCCTAATCACGAACTTCAAATTGCCAGATACAAACCTAAACCGGCTTTCCGTTGGAATACAGGAGCTTCTATGACCTATAAATTCAATCCGGGATTAGGTCTTACATTCTATACAGATTATAACCAGATCAACTCAACAATCCGTTATCATTTCAGTGATGAAATCAAAGAAAGTGCAGAATTAGATCAGGAACTCAACAATCTGATTGCTAAAGAAAAAATCAATTATATTTCACTCGGTTTAAGATTAACCGCTTATTTTTAA
- a CDS encoding zinc metalloprotease has translation MKKFLFGALALGLMSACNNDSVTNQNESPMNSEASPTALTVTQRSCPSEEIRQAMLLKNPALQQKIADIEFGTEKFAENLKVVKVLADGSVEIPVVFNVIYNTSAQNVSDARIAEQIAVLNADYGATNSDIIKIPSAFQPSAAGDVKIRFKLVATNRKQNTKTGWRSDLEEMKKASTGGIDATDVNKNMNIWVVNSILDENSQPGTLGYAYYPEHAGQWYDGLVIGYQYIGKTGASAPFNLGRTVTHEVGHYLNLPHLWGSSNAGCQTDYSNDTPTSPGPNYGTPTYPLNRVCGGVSRSQMFMNYMDYVDDKAMFMFSANQKTRMQAVVSASGPRAGLR, from the coding sequence ATGAAAAAATTCTTATTTGGAGCGCTTGCTCTGGGGTTAATGTCCGCCTGTAACAATGACAGCGTGACCAACCAAAATGAATCACCAATGAATTCCGAGGCTTCTCCTACTGCATTAACTGTTACGCAAAGGAGCTGTCCATCAGAAGAAATAAGACAAGCAATGCTTCTGAAAAATCCTGCACTCCAACAAAAAATAGCCGATATTGAATTCGGAACCGAAAAGTTTGCAGAAAATCTTAAAGTGGTAAAAGTACTCGCAGATGGAAGTGTTGAGATCCCGGTTGTTTTTAACGTGATCTATAATACCTCAGCTCAAAATGTTTCCGATGCAAGAATCGCAGAGCAAATTGCGGTACTGAATGCTGATTATGGTGCTACCAATTCCGACATCATTAAAATTCCTTCAGCATTTCAGCCTTCAGCGGCAGGTGATGTAAAAATCCGTTTCAAATTAGTAGCAACTAATCGTAAACAGAATACAAAAACAGGTTGGAGATCTGATCTCGAAGAAATGAAAAAAGCGAGTACAGGAGGTATTGATGCTACTGATGTGAATAAAAACATGAACATATGGGTAGTAAATTCAATACTTGACGAAAACAGCCAACCTGGAACTTTAGGCTACGCTTATTATCCAGAACATGCAGGGCAATGGTATGATGGCCTTGTAATTGGATATCAATATATAGGAAAAACAGGTGCTTCAGCTCCGTTCAACTTAGGGAGAACAGTAACACACGAAGTAGGACACTATCTGAACCTTCCACACCTTTGGGGATCATCTAATGCAGGCTGTCAGACAGATTACTCTAATGATACACCTACTTCTCCAGGTCCTAACTATGGAACTCCCACATATCCTTTGAACAGAGTTTGTGGAGGTGTAAGCCGTTCTCAGATGTTCATGAACTATATGGATTATGTAGATGATAAGGCAATGTTTATGTTTTCTGCTAATCAAAAAACAAGAATGCAAGCTGTAGTATCCGCATCCGGACCAAGAGCTGGGTTAAGATAA